Genomic DNA from Canis lupus dingo isolate Sandy chromosome 4, ASM325472v2, whole genome shotgun sequence:
TACATCAATGAAATCAGACCAAAGTAACAGCCTCACTTCCACACAATATTCTGATATCTGTGCTATATCTTCttacataatttaataaatcCCAAGATGTTCCTGATTTTGGTCAAAGAGCTTGAGTGGTCCAGGAATCTCTCTATAAATATAGATCATAGCATCTAAAATAACCATCGCTGTCTTGAGTGAGTTCCAAAAGTCCTGGGAACATCTCTTAAAATCTGTAGCTTAGACTGGCTGCAGTGCTGGTGGGAGGGGATGAAGGGCGTACACTTGACACCACGTAGCTGGTTAGAGCAGGTGCTGGGGTGAGGGGACACAGCTTCTTGAGTGTGAGACACACAAGTTGGTGGGGGCTGGAGATCCTGAAAGCCATCCGGGGAACTCAGCCACCCTGTGTTGTGACACATAGCTTGAGTGTCAAAGTGAGGAGACTCCAATGCAGAAAGAAGCCCATCACCCCAGGTCCTTCAGCCTTGCCAAGAAATGGCAGTGCCGTCCTCTAGACTGTTACAGGGGTAGACATTCTGGCACAGGAAGGTCCTAGGAAGTtccacccatctccctcctcctgccacaCTCAGTTCCCTCCAAATTAGGTAACTTGAGGGAGTGGCACCACAAAGAAAATGACTTTGAGCCAAAGCACTACTGGCCCCTTGGAATGCAGACAGGGTGTCTTTGCTTGGTTCGACCTGAGGGGCACTGGCAAAGGCTGCTCTGCCCCCAGTGTCTTCATCACCACCCTGAAGGCCATTGTCAGCAATTATAACCCTGTGGTGGCTTTACCATTCATCGCCACAAACAGCTTTAACCTCCACCCAAGGCATTGGTTCTTACAACCCTCTGAGGTAGGAAGGGCAGGACCATGATCCCCATTTAGAAGATAAGGAACCTGGAACCCACAGAGTTAGGTCCCTTGACCCAGCTCACACAGCTGGCCGGTGGCAAAATCCAAACAAGAACTCCGGTCTCCTCTCACACATCAAGCTCCAGAGTCCACACTCCAAAGCCCCTCCTGCTGCTTTTCTGAGAAGgaagaggctgggggaggagatACTATCCATGTTTCTCCCCGGCCCCTCTTGGGACACTGATTTCAGACAGCCCCGTTGAGGACAGGATGAGTCCGCATGCGATAGATAATGACCGCGGTGGCTGGGCACAGCAACAAGGAGGTCATGATGACAATGGTGGCCAGGATGATGAGGACAATGACCCAGATATCCAGGATGTGCTTGGGGAGTGCGGCTTCCATGGGGACCTGGCTGACGGCATCCATGCTGCTTCACTCTGTGACAGACAGGAGAGAGGAAGTCACTATTCTGTACCCTCTCCCGGACTCAGAGGCTTGGGTCATTTACCAGCTGGGTGCTCTTAAGGTTACCTGACCAATAATGGGCTCACTTACCCAGGGGGGTAGTGTGCTAAGCCCCACCACCAGCTCCATGAGGTGGAGACTATGACTGTCagcttttttattactttttttttttaagattttatttatttatttgagagagaccacaagcaggggggaagggcagagggagaaggagaagcagaagcagactctgctgagcagagagcctaggagggactcgatcccaggaccacaggatcatgacctgagctgaaggcagacgctgtactgactgacccactcaggtgccccagccttCTTTTATATATTGGATTTTATCttcaattatttccattttatagatggagactCTAAAGCCTTCACAGATGTAGATGTAGTAAATGTGCCCAAGGAAGTGAAGCCAGGTGGGTGGGACTCCAGAGCCACCatgtttaatttgtaaattatcaCATTACCAGTCTGGCCCCTCATCtgttaaaatggaaaatcaacTGGTTTTGGTCCTGTGTCCCTTCTCCCATTCTCCTGGTAACAAAACCTGCTTTTTCTGTGGAGAACCTACCATGTGGTTTAGTGAGGGTGCTCACCTGAGCACAGAGGTAGATATGGCACCTAGGCTTGGCCATCACAAATCTCCATAGCCTCCATTCAGGGCTGGGCAAGTGACCTAGGCCAGGTCAGCCAAAGTCCTCCCAGGGCTCTTATGCACAAGCTATTGGGAAAGAGGATTCCTTCTGCTGGGCTCTGCTAAACCAAGAGGATGTGAGTCTGGAAAGGATAGGCAGGGGAGCTGTCTCACCCACGCTTAGATAGCCCATCttagagatgaaaagagaaatggagcTTTCAGGACCCGAACCCCATGCAGTCTGACGCCATCTGCAATCCCAGCCACCCCAGACACAGAAGTGAATAATTTCCTGCTTTTAAGCCTGAGTCAGTTTGGCTTCTCTCACTCAACAGCTAAAAGAGTTCTGATGAATAAGATGGAAATCAGTTATTCCCTAACTTTTTCAATTCACGGCACCCTTCGTGTCTCAGTAATTTTTTCACAGCTCTGCGGGCCCAAAGAAATATCTAGCAGTTTCAATGATTACATAGTTAGCTTCAAACAACTCAATTAGCATTTATGTCCTAACAGACTAGTagctgttgggggggggggggggagacatcATACACAcaaattgaaagaagaaaacactTTCCTTCACTCCTCACCAGTCACTTACCAATGGGGTGTGGGCAATGGTTCGGCACTGTACGACTTCtcagactctggagtcagagtCAACAATACCACCACCCACCGCCCGTCCCACGCTCCCGTTTGTGCTCACTGCTTGCTGTATCATGGCAACCACCAAAAACTGGGCTTCGTGAAACAGAACATCGCCAAAGGGAATGTAGTAAGGCGAACATTAAACTGTCAACTTTCTTGAGCTCGGAGTTTGCACAGTGTCTGGGGGATGTCAAATATCATCCCTGTCAAACATTTTAAAGATCCTGCAGCCCCCATTCACACACTTTCCCAAAGAGTTCACTGAGGCTCCCCAGGGCTCAGTGTACAACTTGGGACCCATAGACAATATATTCCCTCCCCAGAGGTCACAAGACTAGGACAAACACTCTCCTGTGGTTCCTTCTAGATCTGAGATCTAGATTTCTAGATCTAGGTCCCAGACAAAATTTCCAATCCCAATTCAATTTCTTACTTTTTCCTAATTAGTAACTTTTTCTTCCCAATGCCTTTGACTCCGTGCCCACTGTTGCCCTGCTAAGGAAGGTGCTGATTGCCATTTCCAAGGCAAAGTCCCCTTTGGGATGTACACACAGAGATATTCATTTCTGCATCATTTGTTATAGCAACCAACACAACAAATGTCCATAATAGTAAGATAGAGTATATCTGTATATTGGTGTAACATGCAGCAGCCTGCATTTGCTCATTTAACAAACATACAGTGCGTGCTACTCACCATGCATTGTTGCAAGCGTGTTACAAATATTAACTTCTTTAATAGtaagtattaaaaagaataatgatctATGGTGGTGTTCTGAATAtcttaagtgggaaaaaaaaagtacagtacaGAATAATGTGTACAGGATTATTCCTCTGGCTCAGATTTTGTAGAATTAAGTAGACAGATAGGTGGCGatacataaatgtaaaatcattTATGAGCagaatcttttcaaagaaagtgTCAAAGAGTGATTACCTGGGGGCCAGACTGGGAGAAgcttttggttttcattcttcATGTCTTTATGCTGCTTGAATTTTCTAAACATGAGCATGTCttacatttaattttcctttttttttttaagattttatttattcatgagagacacacagagagaggcagagacacaggcagagggagaagcagtctccctgcagggagcctgatgcagaactcaattccaggattctgggatcaccacctgagtagaaggcagacgctcaaccactgagacacccaggtgtttctacatttaattttcttaagtcaACTGGATTGAGGGGGAAACAGTTGAATAAAATTCAAGTATGACCCTAGATCAGTGGTCACCAAATGTTCTATACTGTGCCAAGGGGGAGGGCCACCTTAGGACAATATTAAAAAACCATTAATTTCTGGGTCCTATTACAGACTTATTGAATTAGACTCAATAGGGGACAGGAGGAGGCCAATACGGACCCAATATGCAGCCAGGCTTGGAGGCCCCTGGACCAATGGATCTCTAAGACTGCTATGACTCTCTCCAGCACTGTGATTTAGGAACTGACTCCTACGTGCTCTGTAGCCAGTCTGGTCAGACCCGGGCAAGGTCCAGGATGAAGGAGAAGCCTCTGGCTAGGCTCTCTAGGAGACCCGGGATTATCAGGCTGGGGCCTGCCGAGGAGGGGGAAGCACAGGCTGGCCCTGCCTCAGCCTTAAAAATGTGGTCACTTACTTCCAACTCCAAGACACAGAAGCATGAGTCACAGGAGACGTACACTGTtagggaagggacagaggcagCAGAAATCATTCTTTGTGGTCTCCTGATTACATCAACAGCTAGCCTGCCCTGCGCCAAAAGAACCCCACGAAAGCCCTTTCTGGTAAACCCATTAACATCAAACAGTTTCCGTGACTCCAAATGCCAGAAATAATTTCCCTGGCCGACTTTCATATGGAAAACCTGTCATTTACAGGAACTCAGGCTCCGAGGCTCATTCATAATCACGAATCACAGAAGCCACAGCCAGCCTTATTTCACAGATGGCAAAACTGAGATACTGAGGTCTTTCCCCACCTTCAACCCTACCTTCTTCCAGAATAATCATTCAAAGACATAAATCCGATCAAGCCACTTGCCCAAGcaacacaaaacagaacaagtagaggaataaatgaaactttttctGTAACCCATACTCTAGATTGTACTCTTTCGCACACGGCATTATTTAAAACCTGGAACATAAAAGCAGAGCTGCTCTAGCATGCCAGGGAGGAACCAAAGGAGGAACTTTGGGGTCCCAGCCAGTGAGGCTGGATAAATATCCTTAGAGGCCCTAAGCACTAGAGATTTGGGTGTCCACCCCCTTCACACATATAATTCAAACTAAACACAATACTAAACTATAACATAGAAAACTAAAGTAGCTTTCCCAGGTATTATTCTAGTGTCCTTGCTTAGCACAACCCATTTGCTTGGTACAGCACAGCTGTTCAGCTTTCCCTTGGCCCCTTGGGTTCCTCAAAACACAGTCAGAAAACCACAGGTTGTGATGTTCTCCAAGGGCTGTTTCAGAGTTACCACTGTTCCAGGGCTCTAAGGATGGCCATGAACATGGCCAGACATCCAAGTGCACAGGGAGCTCTCCTTGTTTCAACCTTCCCAGTCTTCAAACATGTGTCCTCTGATAGGCTGTTCCTTCCCATGGAACACCTCTCCCCACTGTGAAAGATAAATTTTGTCCCCAAAATAAGAACTACATAAACCATATGTTCAGCATCTTTAATGGCACGCTGGACAGTTTTCCTTGAGAAAAAACAGGACTCAAAGCTTCTGCTAGCTGACTTCTGTTTGACCCCTATCTGGCATCCGGGTGCATGGTTCCTTGTGAGTGCATAAAACCCTGTTTCTTGGCACATCTAATTAATAACCATAGATCAAGCTGCTTATCATTTGCTTTGCAGAtacattatttgttatttctgatTAATGGGTTATGTCAGACTAGGGCCCAGAACATTCATATCACAAACTCAACCTTATCCCAGATAAAACTGTGGTTTTTATGATCATGGGAGGTACAACAGCAGTCAGGCCTAAACTCCTGTCAGTTTAAACCGGCATACTTTATCTCCTAATTACctcattaaatgaataaataaactttgac
This window encodes:
- the SMIM3 gene encoding small integral membrane protein 3, encoding MDAVSQVPMEAALPKHILDIWVIVLIILATIVIMTSLLLCPATAVIIYRMRTHPVLNGAV